The following coding sequences are from one Halorubrum sp. BOL3-1 window:
- the ilvC gene encoding ketol-acid reductoisomerase, which translates to MTEDDTQTFDSTVYHDEDADEEAIAHETVAVLGYGSQGHAHAQNLADSGVDVVVGLREGSSSRAAAEGDGLRVATPAKAAAEADVVSVLVPDTVQPDVYENAIEPNLDAGDTLQFAHGFNIHYNQIEPSEDVDVTMVAPKSPGHLVRRNYENGEGTPGLLAVYQDATGDAHDEGLAYAAAIGCTRAGVVETTFREETETDLFGEQAVLCGGVTSLVKQGYETLVDAGYSPEMAYFECLNELKLIVDLMYEGGLGEMWDSVSDTAEYGGLTQGDVVVDEHARENMEEVLEKVQNGQFAREWIAENQAGRPSYTQLRTAEKNHEIEAVGEELRGLFAWEESAEEDEEESAEVTA; encoded by the coding sequence ATGACCGAAGACGACACGCAGACGTTCGATTCGACAGTATACCACGACGAAGACGCCGACGAGGAAGCCATCGCCCACGAGACGGTGGCCGTCCTCGGCTACGGCTCGCAGGGTCACGCCCACGCGCAGAACCTCGCGGACAGCGGGGTCGACGTGGTCGTCGGTCTCCGCGAGGGCAGTTCCTCGCGGGCCGCCGCCGAGGGCGACGGACTTCGGGTGGCGACGCCTGCGAAGGCGGCCGCCGAGGCCGATGTCGTGAGCGTTCTCGTCCCCGATACGGTCCAGCCGGACGTGTACGAGAACGCGATCGAGCCGAACCTCGACGCGGGCGACACCCTCCAGTTCGCGCACGGGTTCAACATCCACTACAACCAGATCGAACCGTCCGAGGACGTCGACGTGACGATGGTCGCGCCGAAGTCGCCGGGCCATCTCGTGCGCCGCAACTACGAGAACGGGGAGGGGACGCCCGGCCTGCTGGCGGTGTACCAGGACGCCACCGGCGACGCCCACGACGAGGGGCTGGCGTACGCGGCCGCGATCGGCTGTACCCGCGCCGGCGTCGTCGAGACGACGTTCCGCGAGGAGACGGAGACAGACCTGTTCGGCGAGCAGGCCGTCCTCTGTGGCGGCGTCACCTCCCTCGTGAAACAGGGGTACGAAACGCTCGTCGACGCCGGATACTCCCCGGAGATGGCGTACTTCGAGTGTCTCAACGAGCTCAAGCTCATCGTCGACCTGATGTACGAGGGCGGGCTCGGTGAGATGTGGGACTCGGTGTCCGACACCGCCGAGTACGGCGGGCTCACGCAGGGCGACGTAGTCGTCGACGAGCACGCCCGCGAGAACATGGAGGAAGTGCTCGAAAAGGTCCAGAACGGTCAGTTCGCCCGCGAGTGGATCGCAGAAAACCAGGCGGGGCGCCCCTCCTACACCCAGCTGCGGACCGCGGAGAAGAACCACGAGATCGAGGCCGTCGGCGAGGAGCTGCGCGGGCTGTTCGCGTGGGAGGAGTCGGCGGAAGAGGACGAGGAGGAGTCGGCCGAGGTGACCGCCTGA
- the ilvN gene encoding acetolactate synthase small subunit has translation MSGDSPDSRADEDATDTRAATDGGPAADGSPEANSRPLPGEQPGPDERDHPEGRRNLEGIRIDPVVEAEHESRRAVISALVEDEPGVLTRVSGLVSRRQFNIESLTVGPTTVEGHSRITMVVEETDPGIDQIEKQIAKLKPVISVGEVAGDAVTSELVLLKVEADDPAAVHAVSEMYDGETVDAGSETITVELTGDKTDVDNAIGAFERFGIVEIARTGPTALARGNTPTAPGEKPGTAGEPTTHDD, from the coding sequence ATGAGCGGCGACTCGCCCGACTCCCGAGCGGACGAGGACGCGACTGACACCCGAGCCGCGACCGACGGCGGCCCCGCCGCCGACGGCAGTCCGGAGGCGAACTCCCGGCCTCTCCCGGGCGAGCAGCCCGGTCCCGACGAGCGCGACCACCCCGAGGGGCGCCGGAACCTCGAAGGGATCCGAATCGACCCCGTCGTCGAGGCCGAACACGAGTCGCGGCGCGCCGTCATCTCCGCGCTCGTCGAGGACGAGCCGGGCGTGCTCACGCGCGTCTCCGGACTCGTCTCCCGCCGGCAGTTCAACATCGAGAGCCTTACCGTCGGCCCGACGACCGTCGAGGGCCACTCGCGGATCACGATGGTCGTCGAGGAGACGGACCCCGGCATCGACCAGATCGAAAAGCAGATCGCGAAGCTGAAGCCGGTCATCTCGGTGGGCGAGGTCGCCGGCGACGCGGTCACCTCGGAGCTGGTCCTGTTGAAGGTCGAAGCCGACGACCCGGCCGCGGTCCACGCAGTCTCCGAGATGTACGACGGCGAGACGGTCGACGCCGGCTCGGAGACGATCACCGTCGAACTCACCGGCGACAAGACGGACGTCGACAACGCGATCGGCGCCTTCGAGCGGTTCGGCATCGTCGAGATCGCGCGGACGGGACCGACTGCCCTCGCGCGCGGCAACACTCCGACGGCCCCGGGAGAGAAGCCCGGAACGGCCGGCGAACCGACCACGCACGACGACTGA
- the ilvB gene encoding biosynthetic-type acetolactate synthase large subunit produces MSDTAAQPRSDGDDSDGSTAATATDDPTDPDDGQTARPVSTGAESVVAALETAGAKTAFGVQGGAIMPVYDALYDSSIRHVTMAHEQGAAHAADAYGVVAGEPGLCMATSGPGATNLVTGIADADMDSDAMLALTGQVPTEFVGNDAFQETDTIGVTRPVTKHNYFAGGSDTVGDTVGEAFELSRAGRPGPTLVDLPKDVTQDETDQTPGPATPPAGTDPDPNADAEAVEEAARAIESAERPVCLFGGGVIKADASDEARTFARSYGVPVTTTMPGIGSFPEDDDLCLSWAGMHGTGYANMAITHTDCLIAVGTRFDDRLTGGIDTFAPEAEVVHVDIDPAEISKNVHADYPLIGDAARVLDQLTAAVREAPDADAWRERCAEWKETYPLTYATPDDEPLKPQFVVEAFDEATDDDTVVTTGVGQHQMWASQFWSYSEPRTWVSSHGLGTMGYGVPAAVGARVAADTMGEEDRDVVCFDGDGSFLMTMQELSVAVREELDITVAVLNNEYIGMVRQWQDAFYEGRHMASEYSWMPEFDKLAEAFGALGLRVDDYDEVAPAVEEALDYDGPAVVDFHVDPEENVLPMVPSGGANGNFAAVEDQL; encoded by the coding sequence ATGAGCGACACAGCAGCTCAGCCACGATCCGACGGAGACGACTCGGACGGTTCGACCGCGGCGACCGCGACCGACGATCCGACCGACCCGGACGACGGACAGACCGCGAGACCCGTTTCGACCGGCGCCGAGTCGGTCGTCGCCGCCCTCGAAACCGCGGGCGCGAAGACCGCGTTCGGCGTTCAGGGCGGCGCGATCATGCCCGTCTACGACGCGCTGTACGACTCGTCGATCCGGCACGTGACGATGGCCCACGAGCAGGGCGCCGCCCACGCCGCCGACGCGTACGGCGTCGTCGCCGGCGAACCCGGTCTCTGTATGGCCACGTCCGGCCCGGGAGCGACGAACCTGGTCACCGGCATCGCCGACGCCGACATGGACTCGGACGCGATGCTGGCGCTGACCGGGCAGGTCCCCACGGAGTTCGTCGGCAACGACGCGTTCCAGGAGACCGACACGATCGGCGTCACCCGCCCCGTCACGAAGCACAACTACTTCGCGGGCGGGTCCGACACCGTCGGCGACACCGTCGGCGAGGCGTTCGAGCTGTCGCGGGCGGGGCGCCCCGGTCCGACGCTCGTCGACCTCCCGAAGGACGTGACGCAGGACGAGACCGACCAGACGCCCGGGCCGGCGACGCCGCCAGCGGGGACCGACCCCGACCCGAACGCGGACGCCGAGGCGGTCGAGGAGGCGGCGCGCGCCATCGAGTCGGCCGAGCGCCCCGTCTGCCTGTTCGGCGGCGGCGTCATCAAGGCCGACGCGAGCGACGAGGCGCGGACGTTCGCCCGGAGCTACGGGGTCCCGGTGACGACGACGATGCCGGGCATCGGCTCGTTCCCCGAGGACGACGACCTCTGCCTCTCGTGGGCCGGGATGCACGGCACCGGCTACGCGAACATGGCGATCACCCACACCGACTGCCTGATCGCGGTCGGCACCCGGTTCGACGACCGACTGACGGGCGGGATAGACACCTTCGCGCCGGAGGCGGAGGTCGTCCACGTCGACATCGACCCCGCGGAGATCAGCAAGAACGTCCACGCCGACTACCCGCTCATCGGTGACGCGGCGCGCGTCCTCGACCAGCTGACCGCGGCGGTCCGGGAGGCGCCGGACGCCGATGCGTGGCGCGAGCGCTGCGCCGAGTGGAAGGAGACGTACCCGCTCACGTACGCGACCCCCGACGACGAGCCGCTGAAGCCGCAGTTCGTCGTCGAGGCGTTCGACGAGGCGACCGACGACGACACCGTCGTGACGACCGGGGTCGGACAACACCAGATGTGGGCCTCGCAGTTCTGGTCGTACTCGGAGCCGCGGACGTGGGTCTCCTCGCACGGCCTCGGGACGATGGGCTACGGCGTGCCCGCGGCGGTCGGCGCGCGCGTCGCCGCCGACACGATGGGCGAGGAGGACCGCGACGTGGTGTGTTTCGACGGCGACGGCTCCTTCCTGATGACGATGCAGGAGCTGTCGGTCGCGGTCCGCGAGGAGCTGGACATCACCGTCGCGGTGTTGAACAACGAGTACATCGGGATGGTCCGGCAGTGGCAGGACGCGTTCTACGAGGGGCGCCACATGGCCTCCGAGTACAGCTGGATGCCCGAGTTCGACAAGCTGGCCGAGGCGTTCGGCGCCCTCGGCCTGCGCGTCGACGACTACGACGAGGTCGCGCCCGCCGTCGAGGAGGCCCTCGACTACGACGGGCCGGCCGTGGTCGACTTCCACGTCGACCCCGAGGAGAACGTCCTGCCGATGGTGCCGAGCGGCGGTGCGAACGGCAATTTCGCGGCCGTGGAGGACCAGCTATGA
- a CDS encoding LeuA family protein translates to MASNVEIGPVRIFDTTLRDGEQSPRTSFSYDEKRRIAATLDDMNTHVIEAGFPVNSDAEFEAVSDIAAATDTTVCGLARVVEGDIEAAIDSGVEMVHVFVSTSDVQLEDSMHATREEAKGRAVDAVEQVKDAGVECMFSPMDATRTDPDYLVDIVEAVSEAGTDWINIPDTCGVGMPTSFGQTVKAVVEATDARVDVHTHDDFGMAAANAITGFENGAEQAQVSVNGIGERAGNAAYEEVVMAVESVYGVDTGIDTTQITKLARIVEEASDIPVPANKPVTGRNAFAHESGIHAAGVIENSDTFETGVMTPEMVGAEREFVLGKHTGTHSVRKHLVEAGFDPTDGEVRTVTKRVKEYGAGKRQVTVGDVERFAEEADVAREEEVRV, encoded by the coding sequence ATAGCTTCTAACGTCGAAATCGGTCCTGTACGGATCTTCGACACGACCCTGCGAGACGGAGAACAGTCGCCACGTACTTCGTTCAGCTACGACGAGAAACGCCGCATAGCGGCGACGCTGGACGACATGAACACCCACGTCATCGAGGCGGGGTTCCCGGTCAACTCGGACGCGGAGTTCGAGGCCGTCAGCGACATCGCCGCCGCGACGGACACCACCGTCTGCGGGCTGGCGCGGGTCGTCGAGGGCGACATCGAGGCCGCCATCGACTCCGGCGTCGAGATGGTCCACGTGTTCGTCTCCACCAGCGACGTCCAGCTGGAGGACTCGATGCACGCGACCCGCGAGGAGGCGAAGGGACGCGCCGTCGACGCCGTCGAGCAGGTAAAAGACGCCGGCGTCGAGTGTATGTTCTCCCCGATGGACGCCACGCGGACGGACCCGGACTACCTGGTCGACATCGTCGAGGCCGTCTCCGAGGCGGGCACCGACTGGATCAACATCCCCGACACCTGCGGCGTCGGGATGCCGACCAGCTTCGGGCAGACGGTGAAGGCCGTCGTCGAGGCGACCGACGCCCGCGTCGACGTCCACACCCACGACGACTTCGGGATGGCCGCGGCCAACGCGATCACCGGCTTCGAGAACGGCGCGGAGCAGGCGCAGGTGTCGGTCAACGGGATCGGTGAGCGCGCCGGTAACGCCGCTTACGAAGAGGTCGTGATGGCGGTCGAATCGGTGTACGGCGTCGACACCGGCATCGACACGACCCAGATAACCAAGCTGGCCCGGATCGTCGAGGAGGCCTCGGACATCCCGGTGCCGGCGAACAAGCCCGTCACCGGACGGAACGCGTTCGCCCACGAGTCGGGTATCCACGCCGCCGGCGTCATCGAGAACTCGGACACGTTCGAGACCGGCGTGATGACTCCGGAGATGGTGGGCGCCGAACGCGAGTTCGTGTTGGGCAAACACACCGGCACCCACAGCGTGCGCAAGCACTTGGTAGAGGCCGGCTTCGACCCGACGGACGGCGAGGTCCGGACGGTCACGAAGCGGGTCAAGGAGTACGGCGCCGGCAAGCGGCAGGTGACCGTCGGCGACGTTGAGCGGTTCGCCGAGGAGGCGGACGTCGCGCGCGAGGAGGAGGTCCGGGTCTGA
- a CDS encoding ABC transporter ATP-binding protein, which produces MSSTADSVLSVEGLRKRYGDTVALDGVDLAVADGEFVAVVGPSGCGKSTLLRVFSGLEPRFSGRVAVDGTDVRDGGSDDVGMVFQEPRLLGWADVRENVAVGLPADVDPDAPTARERVDDLIETVGLDGFAGSRPGELSGGMAQRVSLARGLAYDPSVLLLDEPFSALDRLTKADQQDHLLDVWGERGTTVVLVTHDVEEAVYLADRVVVLGGQPGTVASVVDVDIDRPRERADPDLVALRRDVTDALGR; this is translated from the coding sequence GTGTCGTCGACCGCTGACTCCGTCCTCTCCGTCGAGGGGCTGCGGAAGCGATACGGCGACACCGTCGCGCTCGACGGCGTGGACCTCGCGGTCGCGGACGGCGAGTTCGTCGCCGTCGTCGGTCCCTCGGGCTGCGGGAAGTCGACGCTGCTGCGCGTGTTCTCCGGCCTCGAACCGCGGTTCTCCGGGCGCGTCGCGGTCGACGGAACCGACGTCCGCGACGGCGGCAGCGACGACGTCGGCATGGTGTTCCAGGAGCCGCGGCTGCTCGGCTGGGCGGACGTGCGCGAGAACGTCGCCGTCGGGCTTCCGGCCGACGTCGACCCGGACGCGCCGACCGCCCGCGAGCGCGTCGACGACCTGATCGAGACCGTCGGACTCGACGGGTTCGCGGGGAGCCGCCCGGGCGAGCTCTCCGGGGGGATGGCCCAGCGCGTGTCGCTCGCGCGCGGGCTTGCGTACGACCCCTCCGTGCTGCTGCTCGACGAGCCGTTCTCGGCGCTCGACCGGCTGACGAAGGCGGACCAGCAGGACCACCTGCTCGACGTGTGGGGAGAACGTGGAACGACCGTGGTCCTCGTCACCCACGACGTCGAGGAGGCCGTCTACCTCGCGGACCGCGTCGTCGTCCTCGGCGGCCAGCCCGGGACGGTGGCGTCCGTCGTCGACGTCGACATCGACCGCCCCCGCGAGCGGGCGGACCCCGACCTGGTGGCGCTCCGGCGCGACGTAACGGACGCGCTCGGGCGGTAG
- a CDS encoding ABC transporter permease, which translates to MATDARTEPRTVGPVAVPSVDRFRWLLGLVVPTALVAVWHLLVATGVVAAYQLPAPLRVAETLYAMGASGELWGHVAITVQRVLLGAGLGIAVGTVLGTVTGLSETSNDLLDPLFQSLKNIPSLAWVPLFLLWFGIGETAKVLLIAVGAFFPVYLNLSTAVANVDEELLEVAEVYDLGRIESLRRVTFPAALPGLFVGIRGGVGLAWMFVVAAELIAASQGIGFLLSDGRTLARPDIVVGSILLFAFFGNLSDLAVKEVENRVVDR; encoded by the coding sequence ATGGCGACCGACGCGCGAACCGAGCCCCGAACGGTCGGTCCGGTCGCGGTCCCGTCTGTGGACCGCTTCCGATGGCTGCTCGGACTCGTCGTCCCGACGGCGCTCGTCGCCGTCTGGCACCTCCTCGTCGCGACCGGCGTCGTCGCGGCGTACCAGCTCCCGGCGCCGCTGCGCGTCGCGGAGACGCTCTACGCGATGGGCGCCTCCGGCGAGCTGTGGGGCCACGTCGCGATCACGGTCCAGCGCGTCCTCCTCGGCGCCGGCCTCGGAATCGCCGTCGGAACCGTCCTCGGAACGGTCACGGGGCTGTCCGAGACCTCGAACGACCTGCTTGACCCCCTGTTCCAGAGCCTGAAGAACATCCCGTCGCTGGCGTGGGTGCCGCTGTTCCTGCTGTGGTTCGGCATCGGAGAGACCGCGAAGGTGCTGCTCATCGCCGTCGGCGCGTTCTTCCCCGTCTACCTCAACCTCTCGACCGCCGTCGCGAACGTCGACGAGGAGCTGTTGGAGGTCGCGGAGGTGTACGACCTCGGACGGATCGAGTCGCTGCGCCGGGTCACCTTCCCGGCCGCCCTCCCGGGCCTGTTCGTGGGGATCCGCGGCGGCGTCGGGCTGGCGTGGATGTTCGTCGTCGCCGCCGAGCTGATCGCGGCGAGCCAGGGGATCGGGTTCCTGTTGAGCGACGGACGGACCCTCGCGCGACCCGACATCGTCGTGGGTTCGATCCTGCTTTTCGCGTTCTTCGGGAACCTCTCCGACCTGGCCGTCAAGGAGGTGGAAAACCGTGTCGTCGACCGCTGA
- a CDS encoding substrate-binding domain-containing protein, with protein sequence MERRQFLRGTGAAIGGSLLAGCAGNGGSLLAGCAGNGGESGTVTVDYAYYNPVSLVLREKGWLGEAFADADTDVEWVLSLGSNQANEYAQSGEADVSSTAGIAALMARTNGVPITTPYVYSEPEWTALVTFEGTGIESVADLEGSRVAATRGTDPYFFLLQALDEAGLSEGDVEVVNLQHPEGQSALVRGEVDAWAGLDPHMAELELEYDGAELFFREPRYNTYGFLNFLDGFLADRPEDARRVIETYERGRKWAVENPEETAGILADASEMSEPVAERVFTQRNDLSRPIPGDPHRELLSDLSPILEREGLVTGDADPAGNVDELIDSEFASEVV encoded by the coding sequence ATGGAGCGAAGACAGTTCCTGCGCGGCACCGGCGCGGCGATCGGCGGCTCGCTGCTCGCCGGCTGCGCGGGGAACGGCGGCTCGCTGCTCGCCGGCTGCGCGGGGAACGGCGGCGAATCGGGGACGGTGACGGTCGACTACGCGTACTACAACCCGGTCAGCCTCGTGTTGCGCGAGAAGGGCTGGCTCGGTGAGGCATTCGCGGACGCCGACACCGACGTCGAGTGGGTGTTGAGCCTCGGCAGCAACCAGGCGAACGAGTACGCCCAGAGCGGCGAGGCCGACGTCTCCTCGACCGCGGGAATCGCGGCGCTGATGGCCCGCACGAACGGCGTGCCGATCACGACGCCGTACGTCTACTCGGAGCCGGAGTGGACCGCGCTCGTCACCTTCGAGGGGACCGGTATCGAGTCGGTGGCCGACCTCGAAGGGAGCCGCGTCGCCGCGACTCGGGGGACCGACCCGTACTTCTTCTTGCTTCAGGCGCTCGACGAGGCTGGCCTGAGCGAGGGGGACGTCGAGGTCGTCAACCTCCAGCACCCGGAGGGGCAGTCCGCCCTGGTCCGCGGCGAGGTCGACGCGTGGGCCGGACTCGACCCGCACATGGCCGAACTGGAGCTCGAATACGACGGCGCGGAGCTGTTCTTCCGCGAGCCGCGGTACAACACCTACGGCTTCCTCAACTTCCTCGACGGGTTCCTCGCGGACCGTCCCGAGGACGCGCGCCGCGTGATCGAGACCTACGAGCGCGGTCGCAAGTGGGCGGTCGAGAACCCCGAGGAGACCGCTGGGATCCTCGCGGACGCCTCCGAGATGTCCGAGCCGGTCGCGGAGCGCGTGTTCACCCAGCGGAACGACCTCTCTCGGCCGATCCCGGGCGACCCGCACCGCGAACTGCTGTCGGACCTCTCGCCGATACTCGAACGCGAGGGGCTGGTGACCGGCGACGCCGACCCTGCCGGGAACGTCGACGAGCTGATCGACTCCGAGTTCGCGAGCGAGGTCGTCTGA
- a CDS encoding 1,4-dihydroxy-2-naphthoate polyprenyltransferase, whose amino-acid sequence MSTEVTRRRAWVIAARPQTLPAAAAPVVVGVGLALDSGVFAPLPALAALVGAALIQVGTNFANDYYDAIQGADTDDREGFTRVVASGLIEPAEVKRAMWLTFAAAIGVGTYLVAVGGVPIVVIGLASVAAGIAYTGGPYPLGYHGLGDPFVFVFFGVIAVTGTYYVQAAALLSGPFPVGIPDGTVALAAVVASLPIAALSTNILVVNNLRDREEDASTGKRTLAVRFGYWFARAEYLAMLAVAYLVPLWFVARGDGVATLLPLVTLPLAATVTRTVLTETSGEALNPALESTGKLLAAYAVAFAVGLAA is encoded by the coding sequence ATGAGTACCGAGGTGACCCGTCGGCGGGCGTGGGTGATCGCCGCCCGACCCCAGACGCTTCCCGCCGCGGCCGCGCCGGTGGTCGTCGGCGTCGGGCTGGCGCTCGACTCCGGGGTGTTCGCCCCGCTACCCGCCCTCGCAGCGCTCGTCGGCGCGGCGCTGATTCAGGTCGGCACGAACTTCGCGAACGACTACTACGACGCGATCCAGGGGGCCGACACCGACGACCGCGAGGGGTTCACGCGCGTCGTCGCCAGCGGCCTCATCGAGCCGGCCGAAGTCAAGCGAGCGATGTGGCTCACGTTCGCGGCCGCGATCGGCGTCGGCACCTACCTCGTCGCCGTCGGTGGCGTCCCGATCGTCGTGATCGGCCTCGCCTCCGTCGCGGCCGGGATCGCCTACACCGGCGGACCGTACCCGCTCGGCTACCACGGACTGGGCGACCCCTTCGTGTTCGTCTTCTTCGGCGTGATCGCGGTGACGGGGACTTACTACGTCCAGGCCGCCGCGCTCCTCTCGGGACCGTTCCCGGTCGGAATCCCTGACGGGACCGTCGCGCTCGCGGCGGTCGTCGCGAGCCTTCCGATCGCCGCGCTCTCGACGAACATCCTCGTCGTCAACAACCTCCGCGACCGCGAGGAGGACGCCTCGACCGGCAAGCGCACGCTCGCGGTCCGGTTCGGCTACTGGTTCGCCCGCGCCGAGTACCTCGCGATGCTCGCGGTGGCGTACCTCGTCCCGCTCTGGTTCGTCGCGCGCGGCGACGGTGTCGCGACCCTCCTCCCCCTCGTCACCCTGCCGCTGGCGGCGACCGTCACCCGGACGGTGCTGACCGAGACGTCCGGCGAGGCACTCAACCCCGCGCTCGAATCGACCGGCAAACTGCTCGCGGCGTACGCCGTCGCGTTCGCGGTCGGCCTGGCGGCGTGA
- a CDS encoding mandelate racemase/muconate lactonizing enzyme family protein, whose amino-acid sequence MTDDRPRGGTPPLAVRHRPFELVLTRPLGTARGEIRNREGFVIAVERGTGDCATVGLGEATPLPGWTESREACAAALDGLSTPASDEAVNDALDAETTPAARHGVSLALADAAARGSGERLSDRLAVEAGVDAAPADAVPVNATVGDVDPAETAAEAERAADDGFDCLKLKVGARGVEGDVERVRAVREAVGDSVALRVDANGAWDRATARRALDALGAFDLAYAEQPLPADDLEGLAALRGAGGAGVPIAVDESVAARGIDAVVEAGAADAAVLKPMALGGPDRALATALRARSAGVDPVVTTTVDAVVARTAAVHVAAAIPDVSPCGLATGPLLDGDLAPDPCPVAGGRMPVPSGPGLAGDAFDELRRS is encoded by the coding sequence GTGACCGACGACCGACCCCGCGGCGGGACACCGCCTCTCGCGGTGCGACACCGGCCGTTCGAACTCGTCCTGACCCGTCCGCTCGGCACCGCTCGCGGCGAGATACGGAACCGAGAGGGGTTCGTGATCGCGGTCGAGCGCGGGACCGGGGACTGCGCTACGGTCGGTCTGGGCGAGGCGACCCCGCTCCCGGGGTGGACGGAGTCGCGCGAGGCCTGCGCGGCGGCACTGGACGGACTGTCGACTCCCGCCAGCGACGAGGCGGTAAACGACGCCCTCGACGCCGAGACGACGCCCGCCGCCCGACACGGCGTCTCCCTCGCGCTTGCCGACGCCGCGGCTCGCGGTTCGGGAGAGCGGCTCTCGGACCGGCTCGCGGTCGAGGCCGGCGTCGACGCGGCGCCCGCGGACGCCGTCCCGGTCAACGCGACCGTCGGGGACGTCGACCCGGCCGAGACCGCCGCAGAGGCGGAGCGAGCGGCGGACGACGGGTTCGACTGCCTCAAACTGAAGGTCGGCGCGCGAGGCGTCGAGGGCGACGTCGAGCGCGTCCGCGCCGTCCGCGAGGCGGTGGGCGACTCGGTCGCGCTCCGCGTCGACGCGAACGGGGCGTGGGACCGAGCGACCGCGCGTCGCGCGCTCGACGCGCTGGGCGCGTTCGACCTCGCGTACGCCGAGCAGCCGCTTCCGGCGGACGACCTCGAAGGGCTGGCGGCGCTTCGCGGGGCCGGCGGCGCGGGGGTCCCGATCGCGGTCGACGAGTCGGTCGCGGCCCGCGGGATCGACGCCGTCGTAGAGGCCGGCGCCGCCGACGCGGCGGTCCTCAAGCCGATGGCGCTCGGCGGTCCCGACCGCGCGCTGGCGACCGCGCTCCGAGCGCGGTCGGCCGGGGTCGACCCGGTCGTCACTACCACGGTCGATGCGGTCGTCGCGCGCACCGCCGCCGTCCACGTCGCGGCCGCGATCCCCGACGTGTCGCCCTGCGGGCTCGCGACCGGGCCGCTGCTCGACGGGGACCTGGCGCCCGATCCCTGTCCGGTCGCGGGCGGACGGATGCCGGTCCCGTCCGGTCCGGGGCTCGCGGGCGACGCGTTCGACGAGCTGCGGCGTTCGTAG
- a CDS encoding halocyanin domain-containing protein — MRDSSRRALLAAAGTAGATALAGCTDAVLPGSGSDAAGASAGERADRTGGATVDVAVGADGGFSYAPANVRVDVGTTVRWVWTGKGGGHNVYAVDGSFESDLVAEEGHTFEREFEATGTHEYVCTPHQTRGMRGSVEAVSAGDD, encoded by the coding sequence ATGAGAGACAGCAGCCGCCGCGCCCTCCTCGCCGCCGCGGGGACCGCGGGCGCGACCGCCCTCGCGGGCTGTACCGACGCCGTCCTCCCCGGCTCGGGAAGCGACGCCGCCGGGGCGTCGGCCGGCGAACGAGCCGACCGGACCGGCGGGGCGACCGTCGACGTCGCCGTCGGCGCCGACGGCGGGTTCTCGTACGCGCCGGCGAACGTCCGAGTCGACGTCGGGACGACCGTCAGGTGGGTGTGGACGGGGAAAGGCGGCGGACACAACGTGTACGCGGTCGACGGGTCGTTCGAGTCCGACCTCGTGGCCGAGGAAGGACACACCTTCGAACGCGAGTTCGAAGCGACGGGAACGCACGAGTACGTCTGTACCCCCCACCAGACCCGCGGAATGCGCGGCAGCGTCGAGGCCGTCTCGGCGGGCGACGACTGA
- a CDS encoding DUF5799 family protein — MSEWTDAIVGERMTVDNQFNERVAASRFSSQEWGLIMTATDFEIENADDQEAARVVADTSSLPAIMPELESLRSQMAGMGGAPGGGGGGSGGGLVDSIKGALGLGGGGGGGASDEELEAAERLVQEYADELQAHLEEVGKWEQVRVAYRE, encoded by the coding sequence ATGAGCGAGTGGACCGACGCCATCGTCGGCGAGCGGATGACCGTCGACAACCAGTTCAACGAGCGCGTCGCGGCGTCGCGCTTCTCCAGCCAAGAGTGGGGACTGATCATGACCGCCACCGACTTCGAGATCGAGAACGCCGATGACCAGGAGGCCGCTCGGGTCGTGGCGGACACGTCGAGCCTCCCGGCTATCATGCCCGAACTGGAGAGCCTCCGGTCGCAGATGGCCGGGATGGGCGGCGCTCCCGGCGGCGGGGGCGGGGGATCGGGCGGCGGCCTCGTCGACTCGATCAAGGGCGCGCTCGGTCTCGGCGGGGGCGGTGGCGGAGGGGCCTCGGACGAGGAGTTGGAGGCAGCGGAGCGGCTGGTACAGGAGTACGCCGACGAGCTACAGGCCCACTTAGAGGAGGTCGGCAAGTGGGAGCAGGTCCGCGTCGCGTATCGGGAATAA